In the Streptomyces fradiae ATCC 10745 = DSM 40063 genome, one interval contains:
- a CDS encoding cytochrome P450: protein MYLRAHPLLFALLAATRRRAVSRVGGVLLVHGAEPYRQALTRVPLDRAAVGTTGGAVRELSAGGLLFDQEGAGHRTTRRVVADGLGADGVERLRPVWREVLGRRLAPLAEGRDVDLVPLARELAGATVRALLGATGDPEAIARAAAEAAAAAVRDHLPGPRPPGPARAAAAATARLEALLARPDGRPESALGAVLAVAAVNTTVAALPRAAAWCADAGLWGEAADERLRPVLVGELLRVTAPSPLLPRVAAADADLGGCPVRKGDRLILVARHAARAHLQPPDARRPAPPAVAQLVFGAGSHACPGARLARAQLDDALAALAPYRPTVVRARVDRGAALPGWRSLTVRATADRRTPEHR, encoded by the coding sequence GTGTACCTGCGTGCCCACCCGCTGCTGTTCGCGCTCCTCGCCGCGACCCGCCGCCGTGCTGTCAGCCGGGTCGGCGGCGTGCTCCTGGTGCACGGAGCCGAGCCGTACCGGCAGGCCCTCACGCGCGTTCCGCTGGACCGCGCCGCCGTGGGCACCACCGGCGGCGCCGTTCGCGAGCTGTCTGCGGGCGGCCTGCTGTTCGACCAGGAAGGGGCCGGGCACCGCACCACCCGCCGCGTGGTCGCCGACGGCTTGGGCGCGGACGGGGTGGAGCGGCTGCGCCCGGTGTGGCGGGAGGTCTTGGGCCGGCGCCTCGCCCCGCTCGCCGAGGGCCGCGATGTCGACCTCGTGCCGCTGGCCCGCGAACTGGCCGGGGCGACCGTCCGGGCCCTGCTGGGCGCCACCGGCGACCCGGAGGCCATCGCCCGCGCGGCAGCCGAGGCGGCGGCCGCCGCCGTACGCGACCACCTGCCGGGCCCTCGTCCACCGGGCCCCGCGCGGGCGGCCGCCGCGGCGACGGCCCGGTTGGAGGCGCTGCTCGCCCGGCCTGACGGCCGACCGGAGTCGGCCCTGGGGGCCGTGCTCGCGGTGGCCGCCGTCAATACCACGGTCGCCGCCCTGCCGCGGGCGGCCGCCTGGTGCGCCGACGCCGGCCTGTGGGGCGAGGCTGCCGACGAGCGGCTGCGTCCGGTGCTGGTGGGCGAACTGCTGCGAGTGACCGCCCCTTCCCCGCTGCTGCCGCGTGTGGCGGCGGCCGACGCCGACCTGGGCGGCTGCCCGGTACGGAAGGGGGACCGGCTGATCCTGGTGGCCCGGCACGCCGCGCGCGCCCACCTCCAGCCACCCGACGCCCGCCGGCCGGCTCCGCCCGCCGTGGCCCAGCTGGTCTTCGGCGCGGGCAGCCACGCCTGCCCCGGTGCGCGTCTGGCCCGCGCCCAGCTCGACGACGCCCTCGCCGCGCTCGCGCCGTACCGCCCCACCGTCGTGCGGGCGCGTGTGGACCGGGGTGCGGCCCTGCCCGGCTGGCGCTCCCTCACCGTCCGCGCCACCGCCGACCGCCGAACCCCGGAGCATCGATGA
- a CDS encoding NAD-dependent epimerase/dehydratase family protein yields the protein MTTIAVTGASGFCGSHIAAMAAARGADVLCAGRRPGPVGRHLAWDAAREVPDLSGADVVVHCAAAVGDPLPGSPAEAAMHAVNVDGTSRLLQAAAGRPVVWVSSASVYEPGTGRSRVTEDHPVRGHLNAYGRTKAAGEALALAAGAVVLRPRAVYGDGDPHLVPRLLSRVRRGVLLLPGPSVRLSLTAVENLADACLRAAGWPPGAYNIADPVPYDRDEAIRTVLRAHGVRARIGHVPLPVARAAVGAAGTLARLRPSAGSPLTRYAVDQLAHSVVLDVSRAEAQGWVGGRSLKDYAAALASS from the coding sequence ATGACCACGATCGCCGTCACAGGGGCGAGCGGCTTTTGCGGCTCGCACATCGCCGCCATGGCAGCGGCCCGCGGTGCAGACGTCCTGTGCGCGGGCCGACGGCCCGGCCCCGTCGGCCGGCACCTTGCGTGGGACGCCGCGCGAGAGGTGCCGGACCTGTCCGGGGCCGACGTCGTCGTGCACTGCGCGGCCGCTGTCGGCGACCCGCTGCCCGGCTCCCCGGCCGAGGCCGCCATGCATGCCGTCAACGTCGACGGCACGTCACGGCTGCTCCAGGCCGCCGCGGGCCGGCCAGTCGTGTGGGTGAGCAGCGCCAGCGTGTACGAGCCCGGTACCGGGCGTTCCCGCGTCACCGAGGACCACCCGGTGCGCGGGCATCTCAACGCCTACGGCCGCACCAAGGCCGCCGGTGAGGCGCTGGCGCTCGCCGCCGGGGCCGTGGTGCTGCGGCCGCGTGCGGTCTACGGCGACGGGGACCCTCATCTGGTGCCGCGGCTGCTGTCCCGTGTCCGCCGCGGCGTGCTGCTGCTGCCGGGGCCGAGCGTCCGCCTGAGCCTGACCGCCGTCGAGAACCTGGCCGACGCCTGCCTGCGTGCAGCCGGCTGGCCGCCGGGCGCCTACAACATCGCCGATCCTGTCCCGTACGACCGCGACGAGGCGATCCGGACCGTCTTGCGTGCCCATGGCGTGCGGGCGCGGATCGGTCACGTTCCGCTGCCGGTGGCCCGCGCGGCAGTGGGCGCTGCCGGGACGTTGGCCCGGCTGCGCCCCTCCGCGGGGTCGCCGCTCACCCGCTACGCCGTCGACCAACTCGCGCACTCCGTGGTTCTGGACGTCTCCCGAGCCGAAGCTCAGGGGTGGGTGGGAGGTCGCTCCCTCAAGGACTACGCAGCTGCTCTCGCGAGCAGCTGA
- a CDS encoding glycoside hydrolase domain-containing protein, with product MPKHRLSRKNRYIALAATGAVVVAGAGVAAQTSMAAPAWPAQKTYTGRAFDTCTAPSLTAMSAWKKNGYYGGVAVYVGGKNRGCAQPNLTRSWVKSVDAMGWRVIPLYVGAQPPCQKSRNTERFTAATAVSVGASNAGDAVAKASALGMKPGSPIYLNMESYDITDKACNDATLAYVRSFTKTLRAKTYRAGLYGFSSSSAAAIATAKDRTDLPGNLWYALWNGQETTTKDWPWDPKLYTGHSRGHQYKANSRETRRGHTLTVDLNAWDAPVALVG from the coding sequence ATGCCGAAGCACCGGCTGTCCAGGAAGAACCGCTACATCGCCTTGGCGGCGACCGGCGCCGTCGTCGTGGCGGGCGCCGGCGTCGCGGCGCAGACCTCGATGGCCGCGCCGGCGTGGCCGGCGCAGAAGACCTACACGGGACGGGCGTTCGACACGTGCACGGCGCCCTCGCTCACCGCGATGAGCGCGTGGAAGAAGAACGGCTACTACGGCGGCGTCGCCGTCTACGTCGGCGGCAAGAACCGCGGCTGCGCCCAACCCAACCTGACCAGGTCCTGGGTGAAGTCGGTCGACGCGATGGGCTGGCGGGTCATCCCCCTGTACGTGGGCGCCCAGCCGCCCTGCCAGAAGAGCCGGAACACGGAGCGCTTCACCGCGGCCACCGCGGTCTCGGTCGGGGCGAGCAACGCGGGCGACGCCGTCGCCAAGGCCTCGGCGCTCGGCATGAAGCCCGGCAGCCCCATCTACCTCAACATGGAGTCGTACGACATCACCGACAAGGCGTGCAACGACGCCACTCTCGCCTACGTGCGGTCCTTCACCAAGACGCTGCGAGCCAAGACCTACCGCGCCGGGTTGTACGGCTTCAGCAGCTCCAGCGCCGCAGCGATCGCCACCGCCAAGGACCGCACGGACCTGCCGGGCAACCTCTGGTACGCCCTCTGGAACGGCCAGGAAACCACCACGAAGGACTGGCCCTGGGACCCGAAGCTGTACACCGGGCACAGCCGGGGCCACCAGTACAAGGCCAACAGCAGGGAGACCCGCCGTGGTCACACCCTCACCGTCGACCTCAACGCCTGGGACGCCCCCGTCGCACTCGTCGGTTGA